One window of Bacteroides sp. AN502(2024) genomic DNA carries:
- a CDS encoding UpxY family transcription antiterminator yields the protein MAISQDEQQVKWYVMRDLKRPNTKLSAYKQLGNEHLEVFTPMQWRLRLKKGKRIREEVPFMQDLLFVHDTREVIDLFVRKIPTLQYRYLKGGGYCQPMTVADWDMERFIRAVRGSENPKYYLPEEIKDTMYGRMIRIIGGPLEGYEGRLLTTRGSKIKRLLVELPHFFSVGVEIKPDLIELI from the coding sequence ATGGCAATCTCGCAAGATGAACAACAGGTGAAATGGTATGTGATGCGCGACCTCAAACGTCCTAATACTAAATTGTCAGCTTATAAACAGCTTGGCAATGAGCATTTGGAAGTATTTACTCCTATGCAATGGAGGTTGAGGTTGAAAAAAGGTAAACGAATTCGTGAAGAAGTACCATTTATGCAGGACTTGCTTTTTGTTCACGATACAAGAGAAGTGATTGATCTGTTTGTTCGTAAGATACCCACCCTTCAGTATCGTTATCTGAAAGGAGGTGGCTATTGTCAGCCTATGACCGTTGCCGATTGGGACATGGAGCGTTTTATACGTGCTGTTAGAGGTTCGGAAAATCCTAAATATTATTTGCCTGAAGAGATAAAGGATACTATGTATGGTCGTATGATCCGTATCATTGGAGGTCCTCTTGAAGGTTATGAAGGTCGTCTGCTTACTACCCGTGGTTCTAAAATCAAACGTCTTCTTGTCGAATTACCTCATTTTTTTTCGGTGGGTGTAGAAATAAAGCCTGATTTGATAGAGTTAATATAA